One window of Papaver somniferum cultivar HN1 chromosome 9, ASM357369v1, whole genome shotgun sequence genomic DNA carries:
- the LOC113312660 gene encoding uncharacterized protein LOC113312660, translating to MTSSSNSNFYIQQPSIPLFHGENYDFWAIKMKTLFMSQDVWEIVQNGYDEVEDTSTLEQPQKYLLKESRKKNTKAFMYIQQGVGDTILPKVIHFPIAKEAWNILQQEYGGDKKVRELKLHSYRRDFENLKMNENECLNEFSSRVVEVVNNMMMCGKMMEERRICEKILICLPEKFEPFLVVLEETKDFSTLKSQELWASLKVYEQRLLRHSEKSIEIAFQSKLSLNSKNSATNKNEYKGESTSHFKGKGKWKKGGANSNNYTKSDSSQSEAWFIDSGCTTHMSSVKSLFVDMDTSINSLVKMGDGNMVQANGRGTICVQTINGAKYIRDVLYVPDLAQNLLSVGQLVELGYAVNFEDGYCTIYDKKHNNKRQVMKSIKMEKNRSFPIIFEKEKNVPLRMETIDETWL from the exons ATGACAAGTAGTAGTAACTCAAATTTCTACATTCAACAACCTTCAATACCACTTTTTCATggagaaaattatgatttttgggccatcaaaATGAAGACCTTGTTCATGTCACAAGATGTATGGGAGATTGTACAAAATGGGTATGATGAAGTTGAAGATACATCAACTCTAGAACAACCCCAAAAGTATTTACTTAAGGAGAGTAGAAAGAAGAATACAAAAGCATTCATGTACATTCAACAAGGAGTTGGAGACACTATTCTACCAAAAGTAATCCATTTTCCTATAGCTAAGGAAGCTTGGAATATCCTTCAACAAGAGTATGGAGGTGATAAGAAGGTAAGAGAATTGAAATTACATTCATATAGAAGAGATTTTGAGAATCTTAAAATGAATGAGAATGAATGTTTGAATGAGTTTTCTTCAAGAGTAGTTGAAGTTGTTAATAATATGATGATGTGTGGTAAGatgatggaagaaagaagaatttgTGAGAAGATATTGATATGCTTGCCGGAGAAATTTGAACCCTTTTTGGTGGTTTTGGAAGAGACTAAAGATTTCTCAACATTAAAGTCACAAGAGTTATGGGCATCCTTGAAGGTGTATGAGCAAAGGTTGTTAAGACACTCTGAAAAGTCAATTGAGATTGCTTTCCAATCAAAATTGAGCTTGAACTCAAAAAATTCAGCAACAAACAAAAATGAGTACAAGGGTGAATCAACATCACACTTCAAAGGAAAGGGAAAATGGAAGAAAGGAGGAGCAAATTCCAACAACTACACAAAGAGTGATTCGTCTCAA AGTGAAGCgtggtttatagatagtggttGTACAACTCATATGTCCAGTGTGAAGAGCTTATTTGTTGACATGGATACATCCATAAACTCTCTAGTGAAGATGGGGGATGGAAACATGGTTCAAGCTAACGGAAGAGGTACAATTTGCGTGCAAACTATCAATGGAGCAAAATACATTAGAGATGTGTTATATGTTCCGGATTTGGCACAAAATTTGCTTAGTGTTGGGCAACTTGTGGAGCTTGGGTATGCGGTTAATTTTGAAGATGGATATTGCACCATTTATGACAAGAAGCACAACAACAAGAGACAAGTCATGAAGAGTATCAAGATGGAGAAAAATAGAAGCTTTCCAATAATCTTTGAAAAGGAGAAGAATGTTCCATTGAGGATGGAAACCATTGATGAAACATGGTTATGA
- the LOC113312659 gene encoding uncharacterized protein LOC113312659 encodes MGLLKYFLGIEVHQSEYGVFISQSKYAEKVLKKFGMLGCNPTSTPLVVNEKLKKDDGGRKVDETYYRGLIGNFLYLTHTRPDIMFASSMLSRFTSSPSHLHLGAEKRLLRYIQGTMNFGIMYSINLDVKLVGYCDSDLGGCIDDMKSTSGYAFSLGSGIFTWASKKQETVAQSTAEAEYISASIATSHVVWLRRIMKDIQEKQEESTVIFCDNKSTIAMSKNSVENCRARHIKFKYHFIREAVEDGEIELNYVVGVGHPQVVRSFVDQVEELVLSLQLSERERALVSAEPLQGVATEGFADSTVVSLATAAPSYGCKFHVVVPDAAAMEKRLEM; translated from the exons ATGGGTTTGCTCAAGTACTTCCTTGGTATAGAAGTTCATCAAAGTGAATATGgagtgttcatttctcaaagcaaGTATGCCGAAAAGGTGTTGAAGAAATTCGGCATGCTTGGTTGTAACCCCACATCTACACCACTTGtagtgaatgagaaactcaagaaagatgatggaggaagaaaagTTGATGAGACTTACTATAGAGGTCTTATTGGAAACTTTTTGTACCTTACACATACAAGACCCGACATCATGTTTGCTTCAAGTatgctttctaggttcacgagTTCACCTAGTCATTTACATCTTGGCGCGGAAAAAAGGTTGTTGAGGTACATACAAGGAACAATGAATTTTGGAATCATGTATTCAATAAATTTGGATGTCAAATTAGTTGGCTATTGTGATAGCGACTTGGGAGGGTGTATTGATGACATGAAGAGTACATCGGGTTATGCTTTTTCTCTTGGTTCGGGTATATTCACATGGGCATCAAAGAAGCAAGAAACCGTAGCTCAATCCACGGCGGAAGCGGAGTACATTTCGGCATCAATAGCTACATCTCATGTTGTATGGCTAAGAAGAATCATGAAAGACATTCAAGAGAAGCAAGAAGAAAGCACCGTAATCTTTTGTGACAACAAATCGACAATTGCTatgtccaaaaattcggttgagaaTTGTAGAGCAAGGCACATCAAATTCAAGTACCATTTCATTCGAGAAGCGGTTGAAGATGGTGAAATAGAACTCAA TTACGTAGTGGGTGTAGGACATCCACAAGTTGTAAGGTCTTTTGTAGACCAAGTAGAAGAGTTAGTATTATCTCTTCAACTCAGTGAAAGAGAGAGA GCTCTTGTTTCTGCTGAGCCTTTGCAAGGAGTTGCTACCGAGGGCTTTGCCGACAGCACTGTTGTAAGTCTTGCAACTGCGGCTCCTTCTTATGGATGCAAATTCCATGTGGTTGTTCCAGATGCTGCTGCTATGGAGAAG AGGCTTGAGATGTAA